A region of Drosophila suzukii chromosome 2L, CBGP_Dsuzu_IsoJpt1.0, whole genome shotgun sequence DNA encodes the following proteins:
- the LOC118879740 gene encoding 5'-AMP-activated serine/threonine-protein kinase catalytic subunit alpha gives MSVRHSNENLVSLGDDDSVTCTLCNGVVFELDLMETACKHCFHKACLQNWLQDNNTCPTCSQPCSQSQTVSNQNSGMQNRMMTRSRSRNADNQNNIIVSQNGNSNPHQDNRQTNDSDVSEDPDQQSLANQMRAFQKSMLDNQKTFQVTTTDTITEKMTQMFSQLNRSTFVDNNTQHEFRNNSGQVGFQNNQGQNSQRVGNSPDVRSNRSDLSLDRPDRISNVISNWRIKFSGSADDIAVEDFIYRVNCLTTQSLNGNFDLLSQFANLLFAGPALSFYWHVHRSVDDMNWLVLCRRLKERYSDQRSDREIKSATRRRKQGSNESFDDFLDAMLIIANSLREPMHDRELASEVRHNLKPDLKLELLHVDTPSLEALRKACHRHEEFYRGTKF, from the coding sequence ATGTCGGTTAGGCACAGCAACGAGAACCTAGTTTCTCTAGGTGATGATGACTCAGTGACGTGCACGCTCTGCAATGGAGTAGTTTTCGAATTGGATTTAATGGAAACTGCTTGTAAACATTGCTTTCATAAGGCTTGTCTACAAAACTGGCTGCAGGATAACAACACTTGCCCAACATGCTCTCAACCATGTTCTCAGTCCCAGACGGTATCTAATCAGAATTCCGGTATGCAAAATCGAATGATGACCAGATCTAGGTCTCGTAACGCCGATAATCAGAACAATATTATCGTCTCTCAGAATGGCAACTCGAATCCCCATCAAGACAATAGGCAAACCAATGACTCAGATGTAAGCGAAGACCCAGATCAGCAAAGTCTTGCGAATCAAATGCGAGCATTTCAAAAAAGCATGTTAGACAACCAGAAAACATTTCAAGTAACCACGACAGATACAATCACAGAAAAAATGACTCAGATGTTTAGCCAATTGAATAGGTCCACCTTTGTGGATAACAATACGCAGCACGAATTCCGTAACAATTCAGGACAAGTCGGTTTCCAGAACAATCAGGGTCAAAACAGTCAGCGAGTTGGGAACTCTCCGGATGTGCGAAGCAATCGCAGCGATCTTTCCTTGGATCGTCCTGACAGAATTTCAAATGTGATTTCCAACTGGCGAATCAAATTCAGTGGGTCAGCTGACGACATCGCAGTTGAGGATTTTATATACCGAGTAAACTGTCTCACTACACAAAGCCTAAACGGAAATTTCGATTTGTTGTCGCAGTTTGCAAATTTGCTATTTGCAGGTCCTGCTCTATCTTTTTACTGGCATGTTCATAGGTCGGTAGATGACATGAACTGGCTTGTATTATGCAGACGCTTAAAGGAGAGATACTCAGATCagagatcagaccgtgaaatAAAAAGTGCCACACGTCGTCGTAAGCAGGGTTCAAACGAAAGTTTTGACGACTTTCTTGACGCAATGCTTATCATAGCTAATTCCCTCCGAGAGCCCATGCATGATAGAGAGTTAGCCAGCGAAGTGCGCCACAATCTTAAGCCAGACTTGAAACTTGAGTTACTGCATGTTGACACCCCTTCTTTGGAAGCTTTGCGTAAGGCGTGTCACCGCCACGAAGAATTTTATCGCGGCACTAAAT